One Brassica oleracea var. oleracea cultivar TO1000 chromosome C7, BOL, whole genome shotgun sequence genomic window carries:
- the LOC106306463 gene encoding endoglucanase 21-like, translating into MYGRDPWGGPLEINAADSITDDDRSRNLQELDRSALPRPLDATQRSWLLGPPVRKKKKYVDLGCILVSRKIFLWTLGTLLVTTFLAGSITMIVRHVPHHKHEKPQQDNYTLALNKTLLFFNAQKSGKLPKKNDVSWRGNSCMKDVDEGEYPPRDVVGGYYDAGDTIKFSFPMSYAMTMLSWSVIEYSAKYEAAGELDHVKELIKWGTDYFLKTFNSSADKVGRMVSQVGYGDNRGGGVMQNDHYCWMRPEDVDYTRLAHSCYSGCSDLAAEMAAALASASIVFKDNRDYSKKLVHGAKTLYNFANAVKKSYSIPRKESSEFYKSSLFWDELLWGGAWLYYATGNITYLDQVTNHDTARHAGAFWDGPYYGVPSWDNKLPGAQLLLTRLRLFLSPGYPYEDILRTFHNQTGVVMCSYLPYYKKFKRTKGGLIMLNHGDPQPLQYAANAAFLAALFSDYLDAADTPGWYCGPKFYSTDVLRDFARSQIDYILGKNPRKMSYVVGFGQRYPKHVHHRGASIPKSVKKESCKGGWKWRDTKKNNPNTIVGAMVAGPDKHDGFHDLRTNYNYTEPTLAGNAGLVAALVALSGERTFGAIDKNTMFSAVPPLTPATPPPPAPWTP; encoded by the exons ATGTACGGACGAGACCCATGGGGTGGTCCTTTAGAGATCAATGCGGCTGACTCAATCACCGACGACGATCGCAGCCGTAATCTCCAAGAACTCGACCGTTCGGCTCTTCCTCGACCACTAGACGCAACGCAGCGGAGCTGGTTACTCGGACCACCCGTGAGGAAGAAGAAGAAGTACGTTGATCTCGGATGTATACTAGTCAGCCGCAAAATCTTTCTATGGACTCTTGGAACCCTTCTTGTTACCACCTTTCTCGCTGGATCCATAACTATGATCGTTAGACACGTGCCACACCACAAACATGAGAAGCCTCAACAAGACAACTACACTCTCGCTCTCAACAAGACACTCTTGTTCTTCAACGCTCAAAAAT CTGGGAAACTTCCTAAGAAGAATGACGTGTCATGGAGAGGCAACTCCTGTATGAAAGATGTCGATGAAGGAGAATACCCTCCCAGAGATGTGGTTGGAGGCTACTACGATGCTGGAGATACAATCAAGTTCAGCTTCCCAATGTCATATGCGATGACCATGCTGAGCTGGAGTGTGATTGAATACAGTGCTAAATACGAAGCTGCAGGGGAGCTTGACCATGTTAAAGAACTCATCAAATGGGGAACTGATTATTTTCTCAAGACCTTCAACAGTAGTGCTGATAAAGTCGGTAGGATGGTGTCACAG GTCGGCTATGGGGATAACCGTGGAGGAGGTGTGATGCAAAATGACCATTACTGCTGGATGCGTCCTGAGGACGTTGATTACACAAGGCTTGCGCATAGTTGTTACTCTGGCTGCTCGGATCTTGCTGCAGAGATGGCAGCTGCTCTGGCCTCTGCATCCATTGTTTTTAAAGACAACAGAGACTACTCTAAGAAGCTTGTTCACGGTGCTAAAACGCTTTATAACTTTGCAAACGCTGTTAAAAAAAGTTACAGTATACCTCGTAAAGAGTCTAGCGAGTTTTATAAGTCGAGCCTGTTTTGGGATGAGCTTCTATGGGGCGGGGCTTGGTTGTATTATGCTACTGGAAATATAACGTATCTTGATCAAGTTACCAACCATGATACGGCGAGGCATGCTGGTGCCTTCTGGGATGGTCCTTACTATGGTGTCCCTAGCTGGGACAACAAGCTTCCCGGAGCTCAG TTGCTGTTGACACGGTTAAGGCTGTTTCTAAGCCCTGGATATCCATATGAAGACATCTTGAGAACCTTTCATAATCAAACAGGAGTAGTTATGTGCTCATACTTACCTTACTACAAAAAGTTTAAAAGAACCAAGG GAGGTTTGATCATGTTGAATCATGGAGATCCACAGCCTCTTCAATATGCTGCAAATGCGGCTTTCTTAGCTGCGCTATTTAGTGACTATCTAGATGCTGCTGACACTCCTGGATGGTACTGTGGTCCGAAATTCTATTCTACTGATGTCCTACGGGACTTTGCAAGATCACAG ATTGATTACATACTCGGTAAAAACCCTCGGAAGATGAGTTATGTTGTAGGTTTTGGACAACGGTACCCGAAACACGTGCATCACAGAGGAGCTTCAATACCGAAAAGTGTGAAGAAAGAAAGCTGCAAAGGAGGATGGAAATGGAGAGACACTAAAAAGAATAATCCAAATACCATCGTAGGAGCAATGGTTGCTGGACCTGACAAGCATGACGGGTTCCACGACCTTCGTACTAACTACAACTATACAGAGCCAACCCTTGCAGGCAATGCTGGTCTGGTCGCAGCACTGGTGGCTTTGTCAGGAGAAAGAACGTTTGGAGCTATTGACAAGAACACTATGTTTTCTGCTGTGCCTCCTTTAACACCTGCCACGCCGCCTCCTCCAGCTCCTTGGACGCCTTAA